In Halichondria panicea chromosome 13, odHalPani1.1, whole genome shotgun sequence, one genomic interval encodes:
- the LOC135346915 gene encoding ankyrin repeat domain-containing protein 63-like isoform X2 — protein sequence MSVRVATGWRRTSAWAKCLEWLLKTVKKRNEQSEVTDILDESGVTPAHFAAQGGHLDYLQLLMNFGYSMVHTDRENKKPVDWAHAMGQNICVRYLMMYETCWALSGELTHMAEQLAIVQKENGQLRDAFSSLEKEHESAITKLLTSHEERLTKMREHHVDLMASILHMNQDTPPTGGGGATAPSDNKKGQVPVRKAPPEPPTTPKRSSNRPPVPPDPAAKKRSQGSEDRGHEAADKGEDHNTIDYRTATPQEVLE from the exons ATGAGTGTAAGAGTGGCTACAGGATGGAGGAGAACATCTGCgtgg GCCAAGTGCCTTGAGTGGCTTCTCAAGACGGTGAAGAAGAGGAACGAACAGTCAGAAGTGACAGATATACTGGATGAGTCTGGTGTGACCCCCGCCCACTTTGCAGCACAGGGAGGACACCTCGACTATCTACAG ctgctcATGAACTTTGGCTACAGCATGGTCCACACGGACAGGGAGAACAAGAAGCCGGTGGATTGGGCCCATGCTATGGGTCAGAATATCTGTGTCCGCTATCTCATGATGTACGAGACTTGTTGGGCACTCTCCGGAGAACTGACACACATGGCTGAGCAGCTCGCTAT tgTACAGAAGGAGAATGGACAGTTACGAGATGCATTCTCCAGTCTAGAGAAAGAGCATGAATCTGCCATTACTAAACTGCTGACTAGTCACGAGGAGAGACTGACTAAGATGAGGGAACATCACGTCGACCTCATGGCATCAATACTGCACATGAACCAGGACACTCCGCCcactggagggggaggggctactgCACCATCAGACAATAAGAA GGGTCAAGTACCTGTGCGGAAGGCGCCCCCTGAACCACCCACTACCCCTAAACGATCCTCCAATCGTCCCCCTGTACCCCCAGATCCTGCTGCTAAGAAGAGGTCGCAAGGGTCAGAGgacagaggtcatgaggcggcagataaaggggaggaccataataccattgactatcgaacagccaccccccaagaagtgttagagtga
- the LOC135346915 gene encoding ankyrin repeat domain-containing protein 63-like isoform X1, whose protein sequence is MSVRVATGWRRTSAWAKCLEWLLKTVKKRNEQSEVTDILDESGVTPAHFAAQGGHLDYLQLLMNFGYSMVHTDRENKKPVDWAHAMGQNICVRYLMMYETCWALSGELTHMAEQLAIVQKENGQLRDAFSSLEKEHESAITKLLTSHEERLTKMREHHVDLMASILHMNQDTPPTGGGGATAPSDNKNRGQVPVRKAPPEPPTTPKRSSNRPPVPPDPAAKKRSQGSEDRGHEAADKGEDHNTIDYRTATPQEVLE, encoded by the exons ATGAGTGTAAGAGTGGCTACAGGATGGAGGAGAACATCTGCgtgg GCCAAGTGCCTTGAGTGGCTTCTCAAGACGGTGAAGAAGAGGAACGAACAGTCAGAAGTGACAGATATACTGGATGAGTCTGGTGTGACCCCCGCCCACTTTGCAGCACAGGGAGGACACCTCGACTATCTACAG ctgctcATGAACTTTGGCTACAGCATGGTCCACACGGACAGGGAGAACAAGAAGCCGGTGGATTGGGCCCATGCTATGGGTCAGAATATCTGTGTCCGCTATCTCATGATGTACGAGACTTGTTGGGCACTCTCCGGAGAACTGACACACATGGCTGAGCAGCTCGCTAT tgTACAGAAGGAGAATGGACAGTTACGAGATGCATTCTCCAGTCTAGAGAAAGAGCATGAATCTGCCATTACTAAACTGCTGACTAGTCACGAGGAGAGACTGACTAAGATGAGGGAACATCACGTCGACCTCATGGCATCAATACTGCACATGAACCAGGACACTCCGCCcactggagggggaggggctactgCACCATCAGACAATAAGAA CAGGGGTCAAGTACCTGTGCGGAAGGCGCCCCCTGAACCACCCACTACCCCTAAACGATCCTCCAATCGTCCCCCTGTACCCCCAGATCCTGCTGCTAAGAAGAGGTCGCAAGGGTCAGAGgacagaggtcatgaggcggcagataaaggggaggaccataataccattgactatcgaacagccaccccccaagaagtgttagagtga
- the LOC135346915 gene encoding pre-mRNA splicing regulator USH1G-like isoform X3, which produces MSVRVATGWRRTSAWAKCLEWLLKTVKKRNEQSEVTDILDESGVTPAHFAAQGGHLDYLQLLMNFGYSMVHTDRENKKPVDWAHAMGQNICVRYLMMYETCWALSGELTHMAEQLAIVQKENGQLRDAFSSLEKEHESAITKLLTSHEERLTKMREHHVDLMASILHMNQDTPPTGGGGATAPSDNKKSCC; this is translated from the exons ATGAGTGTAAGAGTGGCTACAGGATGGAGGAGAACATCTGCgtgg GCCAAGTGCCTTGAGTGGCTTCTCAAGACGGTGAAGAAGAGGAACGAACAGTCAGAAGTGACAGATATACTGGATGAGTCTGGTGTGACCCCCGCCCACTTTGCAGCACAGGGAGGACACCTCGACTATCTACAG ctgctcATGAACTTTGGCTACAGCATGGTCCACACGGACAGGGAGAACAAGAAGCCGGTGGATTGGGCCCATGCTATGGGTCAGAATATCTGTGTCCGCTATCTCATGATGTACGAGACTTGTTGGGCACTCTCCGGAGAACTGACACACATGGCTGAGCAGCTCGCTAT tgTACAGAAGGAGAATGGACAGTTACGAGATGCATTCTCCAGTCTAGAGAAAGAGCATGAATCTGCCATTACTAAACTGCTGACTAGTCACGAGGAGAGACTGACTAAGATGAGGGAACATCACGTCGACCTCATGGCATCAATACTGCACATGAACCAGGACACTCCGCCcactggagggggaggggctactgCACCATCAGACAATAAGAA ATCCTGCTGCTAA